One window from the genome of Pararhizobium gei encodes:
- a CDS encoding (2Fe-2S)-binding protein produces MLVCSCNFITDKDIENTIIELLDEDCWQLIVPAKVYHAMQKRGRCCGCFPNVVDIIIRTTEQYHAHRHSTDDQIFDFMNRLKQFHEENRRADLERRHNSHRAA; encoded by the coding sequence ATGCTGGTCTGTAGCTGCAATTTCATCACCGACAAGGATATTGAAAACACGATCATCGAGCTTCTCGATGAGGATTGTTGGCAGCTTATCGTTCCGGCAAAAGTCTATCATGCCATGCAGAAGCGCGGTCGTTGCTGCGGCTGTTTTCCCAATGTCGTCGACATCATTATCCGTACAACGGAGCAATATCACGCTCATCGCCACTCGACGGATGACCAGATATTTGATTTCATGAACCGCCTCAAACAATTCCACGAAGAAAACAGGAGAGCGGATCTTGAAAGGCGACATAACAGTCATCGAGCGGCTTAA
- a CDS encoding S41 family peptidase, whose translation MIRRTSLVLVGALMGAAATGVVYSSIVPAVAANPSTYRELSIFGDVFERVRAQYVTPPQDDKLIENAINGMLSSLDPHSSYMNSTDAEDMRTQTKGEFGGLGIEVTMEDDLVKVTSPIDDTPAAKAGVLAGDFISKIDGQDVRGLKLEEAVDKMRGAVGKPIKLTILRKGAEKPIDLTIVRDIIAVRAVKFRVEGDIGYLRVISFTEKTYDDLKKGIEKIKAEVPADKLKGYVLDLRLNPGGLLDQAINVSDAFLERGEVVSTRGRNPDETRRFNATAGDLTDGKPVIVLVNGGSASASEIVAGALQDLKRATVLGTRSFGKGSVQTIIPLGEAGALRLTTALYYTPSGKSIQGTGISPDIKVEQPLPPELLGKVETTSESSLRGHIKGQNENEEGSGSVAYVPPETKDDLQLNYAFDLLRGKKSDAAFPANPQKAELKQ comes from the coding sequence ATGATTCGTAGAACGTCACTTGTTCTGGTCGGGGCACTCATGGGTGCAGCGGCCACAGGCGTTGTATATTCCTCCATTGTCCCCGCTGTCGCGGCAAACCCGTCGACCTATCGCGAATTGTCGATTTTCGGGGATGTGTTCGAGAGGGTGCGCGCCCAATATGTCACGCCACCGCAGGACGACAAGCTGATCGAGAACGCCATCAATGGCATGCTCTCGTCGCTCGATCCCCATTCCAGCTACATGAACTCGACCGATGCCGAGGATATGCGCACTCAGACCAAGGGTGAATTCGGCGGGCTCGGTATCGAGGTCACCATGGAAGATGATCTCGTCAAGGTGACGAGCCCAATCGACGACACACCTGCCGCCAAAGCCGGTGTTCTTGCCGGCGACTTCATTTCCAAGATCGATGGCCAGGATGTCCGCGGTCTGAAGCTCGAAGAAGCCGTCGATAAGATGCGCGGCGCGGTCGGCAAGCCGATCAAGCTGACGATTCTGCGCAAAGGGGCCGAAAAGCCGATCGATTTGACGATCGTGCGCGATATCATCGCGGTGCGTGCCGTCAAGTTCAGGGTCGAGGGCGACATCGGCTATCTCCGCGTCATCTCCTTTACCGAGAAGACCTATGACGATTTGAAAAAAGGCATTGAAAAGATCAAGGCCGAAGTTCCCGCTGACAAGCTGAAGGGCTATGTCCTGGATCTGCGCCTCAACCCGGGCGGTCTGCTTGACCAGGCGATCAACGTGTCCGACGCTTTCCTGGAACGCGGCGAAGTCGTTTCCACCCGCGGCCGCAATCCGGACGAAACCCGCCGCTTCAACGCCACGGCGGGCGATTTGACTGATGGCAAGCCGGTGATCGTGCTTGTTAACGGCGGCTCGGCTTCGGCTTCCGAAATCGTTGCCGGTGCCCTTCAGGATTTGAAGCGCGCCACCGTTCTGGGGACACGCTCCTTCGGCAAGGGCTCGGTTCAAACCATCATCCCGCTTGGCGAAGCTGGTGCTCTTCGTCTGACGACAGCGCTCTATTACACACCTTCGGGCAAGTCGATCCAGGGTACCGGCATCTCGCCGGACATCAAGGTCGAGCAGCCGTTGCCGCCGGAGTTGCTGGGTAAGGTCGAAACCACGAGCGAGTCCAGCCTGCGCGGGCATATCAAGGGCCAGAACGAAAATGAAGAGGGATCAGGCTCCGTCGCCTACGTGCCGCCGGAAACCAAGGATGACCTTCAGCTGAACTATGCGTTCGATCTGTTGCGTGGCAAAAAATCGGATGCGGCTTTTCCGGCCAATCCCCAGAAAGCCGAACTGAAGCAGTAA
- the bfr gene encoding bacterioferritin, with protein MKGDITVIERLNEALFLELGAVNQYWVHYRLLDDWGYTLLAKKERAESIEEMHHADKLIARIIFLEGHPNLQTLAPLRIGQNVKEVLEADLAGEYDARAAYKKSRDVCHAAGDYVSMKLFEELLMDEESHIDFLETQIDLFNKIGAEKYGQLNAAPANEAE; from the coding sequence TTGAAAGGCGACATAACAGTCATCGAGCGGCTTAACGAAGCCCTTTTCCTCGAACTCGGTGCTGTCAATCAGTATTGGGTGCATTACCGACTTCTGGACGATTGGGGCTACACGCTCCTCGCCAAGAAGGAGCGGGCCGAGTCCATCGAGGAAATGCATCATGCCGACAAGCTGATCGCACGTATCATCTTCCTCGAAGGTCATCCCAATCTGCAGACACTCGCACCGCTGCGCATCGGCCAGAATGTCAAGGAGGTTCTGGAAGCCGATCTGGCCGGTGAGTATGATGCCCGCGCGGCCTATAAAAAATCTCGCGACGTCTGTCATGCGGCAGGAGACTATGTCTCCATGAAACTGTTCGAAGAACTGCTCATGGACGAGGAAAGTCACATCGACTTCCTCGAAACGCAGATTGATCTTTTCAACAAGATCGGTGCCGAAAAATATGGCCAGCTCAACGCGGCGCCAGCCAACGAAGCCGAATAA
- a CDS encoding error-prone DNA polymerase: MTENPIFFELGARTNYSYLQGASPAEEMVVYAKKIGLGGLGIADCNTVAGVVRAHSKAKYEHYAFQPGARLVFADGTPDILAYPRNRRGWGHLCRLLSTGNLRSRKGECTLMLADLIEWQAELQLVVMQDTSRIAADGLEQLLDTLQRHAGQRLYLGLSPRYDGFDKHDFAARAAVAGKAGVRLLATNDALYHDPRYRPLADVVTAIREHVTIAQAGFKLQANAERHLKTPTEMTRIFSDYPGAIENSRKFFRRLSFSLDELSHQYPEEAEDGQTAAETLVRLVRQGAAARYPQGIPEKVERQLAYELSLIHEKKYEPYFLTVHKLVKFARSRNILCQGRGSAANSSVCFCLGITEVDPEKFQLLFDRFLSKDRDEPPDIDVDFEHERRQEVIEYIYETYTKEHAGIAAAIISYRARSAGREVAKAFGLSQDVQSALASSIWGWWTESFSEEQAKAAGLDMADPVTQRVLTYAGLLMGAPRHLSQHVGGFVITRDRLDEVVPIMNTAMEGRFMIEWDKDDLDTLNILKIDVLALGMLTCLARAIRLLESHYHEPKTLAEIYEEQKAAVYDMICRADTIGVFQIESRAQMSMLPRLRPRKFYDLVIEVAIVRPGPIQGDMVHPYLKRRQNPDAVDYPSEELREVLHRTLGVPLFQEQAMQIAITAAGFSPAEADKLRRAMATFRRTGEVSNFKARMIEGMVNNPRHPYERAFAERCFSQIEGFGEYGFPESHAASFASLVYASSWFKTYYPDVFCAAMLNSQPMGFYPPAQLVRDAREHGVTILPVDINISNWDSALEGMPAFDKNTIHPRHAEMREVIRSTKAIRLGFSLVKGLNEKEMEQLAARRGEGYGSVRDLWLRSGLSRAVIERLADADAFRSIGLDRRAALWAVKALDPKSGAERLPLFDRADHADLQAEPHVALPEMLMGEQVINDYRYLSLSLKAHPVSFLRERLSKQGIITNQHLGRVQSGRFVTVAGLVLVRQRPGTAKGVIFMTIEDETGVANAIVWKRMFEKYRPIVMGARLVKINGRLQSESGVIHVVVSHIEDMTGMLGILQKEARGFGANARSDEVLRPTGDHRQKRNLLPQDRMPLVRRDEQTIVETAQVMPKGRNFH; the protein is encoded by the coding sequence ATGACAGAGAACCCGATCTTTTTCGAACTCGGTGCCCGCACCAATTATTCCTATCTTCAGGGGGCCTCGCCCGCCGAGGAGATGGTGGTTTATGCCAAGAAAATCGGCCTTGGCGGTCTGGGCATTGCCGATTGCAATACGGTTGCCGGCGTCGTGCGTGCCCATAGCAAGGCAAAATACGAACATTATGCATTCCAGCCAGGGGCTCGACTGGTCTTTGCTGACGGCACGCCCGACATTCTCGCCTATCCGCGCAACCGGCGTGGCTGGGGACATCTTTGCCGTTTGCTCAGCACGGGAAACCTGCGGTCGCGCAAAGGCGAGTGCACGCTTATGCTCGCCGACCTCATCGAATGGCAGGCGGAGCTTCAGCTTGTCGTCATGCAAGACACGTCAAGGATTGCGGCGGATGGGTTGGAGCAGTTGCTCGACACGCTTCAGAGACATGCAGGACAGCGCCTTTATCTGGGGCTTTCGCCGCGCTACGATGGTTTTGACAAGCATGATTTTGCGGCCCGCGCAGCCGTTGCGGGCAAAGCCGGTGTCCGGCTTCTGGCGACCAATGATGCGCTCTATCATGACCCGCGGTATAGGCCCCTGGCCGATGTGGTGACGGCGATCCGCGAGCATGTCACCATCGCGCAGGCGGGCTTCAAGCTGCAGGCAAATGCCGAGCGGCATTTGAAGACTCCGACTGAAATGACACGCATTTTCAGCGACTATCCCGGTGCCATCGAAAATAGCCGCAAGTTCTTTCGTCGGCTATCTTTTAGCCTCGACGAGTTGAGTCACCAATATCCGGAAGAAGCGGAAGACGGGCAAACGGCGGCGGAGACCCTGGTGCGGCTTGTCCGCCAAGGCGCCGCCGCACGTTATCCGCAGGGTATTCCGGAGAAAGTGGAACGCCAGCTCGCCTATGAACTTTCCCTCATTCACGAGAAGAAATACGAACCTTATTTTCTGACGGTTCACAAGCTGGTGAAATTCGCCCGCAGCAGGAATATTCTCTGTCAGGGACGCGGCTCTGCAGCCAATTCGTCGGTCTGTTTCTGTCTTGGTATTACCGAGGTGGATCCGGAGAAATTCCAACTTCTGTTTGATCGTTTTTTATCAAAAGACCGTGACGAGCCGCCGGATATCGATGTGGATTTCGAGCATGAGCGGCGGCAGGAGGTAATCGAATATATCTACGAGACTTACACGAAAGAGCATGCGGGCATTGCAGCTGCGATCATCAGCTATCGTGCCCGTTCGGCAGGCCGGGAAGTTGCCAAGGCCTTCGGGCTTTCGCAGGACGTGCAATCGGCTCTGGCGAGCTCGATCTGGGGATGGTGGACGGAGTCTTTTTCAGAGGAGCAGGCCAAGGCCGCCGGTCTCGACATGGCGGACCCGGTGACGCAGCGTGTGCTGACCTATGCCGGGCTTTTGATGGGTGCGCCGCGCCATCTCTCGCAGCATGTCGGCGGTTTCGTCATTACCCGCGATCGCCTCGACGAGGTCGTGCCGATCATGAACACGGCAATGGAGGGTCGTTTCATGATCGAGTGGGATAAGGACGATCTCGATACGCTTAATATTCTGAAGATCGACGTTCTGGCGCTCGGCATGCTCACCTGTCTTGCCCGGGCCATCCGGCTTCTTGAGAGCCACTACCACGAGCCAAAGACGCTGGCGGAAATCTATGAGGAGCAGAAGGCTGCGGTTTACGACATGATTTGCCGCGCCGATACGATCGGCGTTTTCCAGATCGAAAGCCGGGCGCAAATGAGCATGCTGCCGCGTCTGAGACCGCGCAAATTCTACGATCTGGTCATCGAAGTGGCGATCGTTCGGCCTGGCCCCATCCAGGGCGATATGGTGCATCCCTATCTGAAACGGCGGCAGAACCCCGATGCCGTGGACTATCCAAGCGAGGAATTGCGGGAGGTTCTGCATCGCACACTCGGCGTGCCGCTGTTTCAGGAACAGGCCATGCAGATCGCCATAACGGCTGCCGGATTTTCCCCGGCGGAAGCCGATAAACTGCGGCGTGCCATGGCCACATTTCGAAGAACAGGCGAGGTCAGCAATTTCAAGGCCCGCATGATCGAGGGCATGGTCAACAATCCCCGCCATCCCTATGAACGCGCATTCGCGGAACGCTGTTTCAGCCAGATCGAAGGTTTTGGCGAGTATGGGTTTCCCGAGAGCCATGCCGCCTCCTTCGCATCCCTCGTCTATGCCTCGTCCTGGTTCAAAACCTATTATCCGGATGTTTTTTGTGCGGCGATGCTGAATTCCCAACCGATGGGGTTTTACCCCCCAGCCCAATTGGTGCGGGATGCGCGTGAACATGGCGTAACAATTCTCCCCGTCGATATCAATATTTCGAACTGGGATTCAGCTCTCGAAGGCATGCCGGCCTTCGACAAGAACACTATCCACCCGCGTCATGCGGAGATGCGCGAGGTGATCAGATCGACCAAGGCGATCCGTCTGGGATTCTCACTGGTGAAAGGGCTGAATGAGAAGGAGATGGAACAGCTTGCCGCCCGGCGGGGTGAAGGTTACGGATCGGTGCGGGATCTGTGGCTGCGCTCGGGTCTTAGCCGGGCGGTTATCGAGCGGCTGGCCGATGCGGACGCCTTCCGCTCGATTGGGCTCGACCGGCGCGCAGCGCTCTGGGCCGTCAAGGCGCTGGACCCAAAAAGCGGAGCCGAGCGCCTGCCCCTCTTCGACCGGGCCGACCATGCCGACCTTCAGGCGGAACCGCACGTCGCTTTGCCCGAAATGCTGATGGGCGAGCAGGTTATCAACGATTATCGATATCTCAGCCTTTCCCTGAAAGCGCATCCCGTATCGTTCCTCAGGGAAAGGCTCTCGAAGCAGGGCATCATCACCAACCAGCATCTCGGCAGGGTTCAAAGTGGCCGGTTTGTCACCGTCGCCGGCCTCGTACTCGTGCGCCAGCGTCCCGGAACGGCAAAAGGCGTCATCTTCATGACGATCGAGGATGAGACCGGAGTAGCCAATGCCATCGTCTGGAAAAGAATGTTCGAGAAATACCGGCCTATCGTCATGGGGGCTCGGCTGGTCAAGATTAACGGACGGTTACAGAGTGAAAGCGGGGTGATTCATGTGGTGGTCAGCCATATCGAGGACATGACCGGCATGCTCGGTATCCTGCAGAAGGAAGCGCGCGGCTTCGGCGCCAACGCACGATCCGACGAAGTGTTGCGGCCCACCGGCGATCACCGGCAGAAGCGAAACCTCCTTCCACAAGATCGGATGCCGCTCGTCAGACGGGACGAGCAGACAATCGTTGAGACGGCGCAAGTCATGCCAAAAGGGAGAAATTTTCACTGA
- a CDS encoding metallopeptidase family protein, producing the protein MARIDQTDDWRERHAPTIGTFESLAQEAYSHLPEEFRSLATGLTIEIDDFPAEDVFEDMALETPFDLLGLFEGRGIGERFSMETGELPNRIILYRRPILDYWAENEETLGDIITHVLIHEIGHHFGLSDDDMERIEAGVEHIGG; encoded by the coding sequence ATGGCCCGTATAGACCAGACTGACGATTGGCGTGAACGCCATGCACCGACGATCGGCACATTCGAATCCCTGGCGCAGGAGGCCTATAGCCACCTGCCGGAGGAATTCCGGTCGCTTGCCACCGGTCTGACGATCGAGATCGATGATTTTCCGGCCGAGGATGTTTTTGAGGACATGGCTCTCGAGACGCCGTTCGATCTGCTCGGTCTGTTCGAAGGGCGGGGCATTGGCGAGCGCTTCAGCATGGAAACCGGCGAATTGCCCAACCGGATCATCCTGTATCGTCGGCCAATCCTTGACTATTGGGCCGAGAACGAAGAGACGCTGGGCGATATCATCACCCATGTGCTCATTCACGAAATCGGCCATCATTTCGGCCTCTCGGACGACGACATGGAACGCATCGAGGCCGGCGTCGAACATATCGGCGGCTGA
- a CDS encoding divergent polysaccharide deacetylase family protein, with product MGTDLNAPLGQNRKSPTPPRSRFSVGKGLFALGAIGLIVVSAWVAFRPTGLIEPAPQTIADASPPEELGEKAGPVENLANRPQTSGPLSGANVEKTVNSDGSIVTKFSPQRRDGDGPAFIEVGRTRGQDPRLAAVPNDMLLEDAPEGRLPIIASDGFRPLDQYARPWSGARGTRIALVIGGLGLSQTGTQKALQELPPEMTLAFAATGNSLQRWMQEARRKGHEILLQIPFEPFDYPANDPGPNTLRVDAGSKKNLSALHTSLAKISNYTGIMNFLGGRFLADADALEPIMRDIGRRGLLFLDDGTSARSLTGTLAEAIGVPYGFADMVVDTELDRTAILKKLDELERVARRNGSAIGVASAFDESVAAIAQWTGEASGRGIEFVGVSALVKDPQQQ from the coding sequence TTGGGAACAGATCTCAACGCACCTCTTGGTCAGAACCGCAAGTCACCCACTCCCCCCCGCTCCCGCTTTTCCGTGGGGAAGGGCTTGTTCGCTCTTGGCGCCATTGGATTGATCGTGGTCTCCGCATGGGTGGCGTTCCGCCCGACCGGACTGATTGAACCCGCGCCTCAGACGATTGCCGATGCGAGCCCGCCCGAAGAGCTTGGAGAAAAGGCCGGCCCAGTCGAGAACTTGGCAAACAGGCCCCAAACAAGCGGACCGCTTTCCGGCGCCAATGTCGAAAAGACAGTGAACAGTGACGGCTCGATCGTCACGAAATTTTCACCGCAACGCCGCGATGGCGATGGGCCGGCCTTTATCGAGGTCGGCCGCACCCGAGGGCAGGACCCACGCCTTGCCGCCGTTCCGAACGATATGTTGCTGGAAGATGCCCCGGAAGGGCGACTGCCGATCATTGCATCCGACGGCTTTCGGCCTCTGGATCAATATGCGCGGCCCTGGTCCGGAGCCCGCGGCACGCGTATCGCGCTGGTGATCGGCGGGCTCGGACTGAGCCAGACCGGCACGCAGAAAGCCCTGCAGGAACTGCCGCCGGAAATGACTCTGGCCTTCGCCGCAACCGGCAACAGCCTCCAGCGCTGGATGCAGGAGGCGCGGCGCAAGGGCCATGAAATCCTGCTGCAGATTCCATTCGAGCCATTCGACTATCCGGCGAACGATCCAGGCCCGAATACGTTGCGGGTCGATGCCGGCTCCAAGAAAAACCTGTCGGCATTGCACACCTCGCTCGCAAAGATCTCCAATTACACCGGCATCATGAATTTTCTGGGCGGTCGCTTTCTCGCGGATGCGGATGCACTTGAGCCGATCATGCGCGACATTGGACGGCGTGGCCTGTTGTTCCTGGACGATGGCACGTCGGCGCGATCGCTTACAGGCACGCTGGCGGAAGCGATCGGGGTTCCCTACGGCTTTGCCGATATGGTCGTGGATACCGAGTTGGATCGAACGGCAATCTTGAAGAAGCTCGACGAACTCGAACGCGTCGCACGCCGCAACGGCAGTGCGATCGGCGTGGCGTCAGCCTTCGACGAAAGCGTTGCGGCAATCGCTCAATGGACGGGCGAAGCCAGCGGACGCGGAATAGAATTCGTCGGCGTTTCCGCGCTGGTCAAAGATCCGCAGCAGCAATAA
- a CDS encoding Y-family DNA polymerase, with protein sequence MRIVALDRLAETSWLKLGQGIAEARAMLPGIDVIPADLAKDRRFLEGLADWCDRYTPLVALDGADGLFLDISGCSHLHGGEKALLDDLVSRLWHLGIQARGAVSSAAGLSWAMARFGAQKIIDPDDAERVLLPLSLSCLRLPAGMVEALARVGLKLVGDILHAPRAPLARRFGPQLLLRLDQALGLEEEALSPRLPVADLSAERRLAEPIQGEEDILGLALQLARRLKDGLEERAEGGRLFELLLFRVDGKVFRIQAATSAPLRDPERIANLYRERLQAVHDELDAGFGFELLRLSVLKSEYFRQIQDDFSGAPDKSLSLAVFADRVAARLGPHCLSMPVLADSHVPERAEALDCLSDIAQLTLNRQPFRLGPTAHLPSARPLRLFRHPEPVDVSAAEVPDGAPEHFRWRRTLYRVKRAEGPERIAPEWWIDGEKASTRDYFRVEDADGYRFWLFRNGFYTENPHPQWFMHGIFA encoded by the coding sequence ATGCGGATCGTCGCGTTGGACAGGTTGGCCGAAACGTCATGGTTGAAGCTCGGACAGGGCATTGCCGAAGCGCGCGCCATGCTGCCGGGCATCGACGTGATCCCCGCCGACCTGGCCAAGGATCGTCGCTTTCTGGAGGGACTGGCCGATTGGTGCGACCGCTATACACCGCTTGTCGCGCTCGACGGAGCCGATGGCCTTTTCCTCGATATTTCCGGCTGTTCTCATTTGCATGGCGGAGAAAAAGCGCTTCTCGACGATCTCGTTTCACGGCTTTGGCATTTGGGAATTCAGGCTCGCGGCGCTGTCTCTTCCGCAGCCGGCCTTTCCTGGGCCATGGCCCGCTTCGGGGCACAGAAGATCATAGACCCCGATGATGCGGAACGGGTTTTGCTTCCTCTTTCGCTGTCTTGCCTGCGGCTCCCTGCCGGCATGGTCGAGGCGCTGGCGCGGGTCGGCCTCAAGCTGGTCGGCGATATCCTGCATGCGCCGCGTGCCCCCCTTGCCCGGCGTTTTGGTCCGCAACTGCTTTTAAGGCTCGATCAGGCGCTGGGCCTCGAGGAGGAAGCCTTGTCTCCGCGCCTGCCAGTTGCGGATCTCTCGGCGGAACGGCGTCTCGCGGAGCCGATTCAGGGAGAAGAGGATATTCTGGGTCTTGCCTTGCAATTGGCTAGGCGGCTGAAAGACGGCCTGGAAGAGCGTGCCGAAGGCGGACGGCTGTTCGAACTGCTGCTCTTTCGGGTCGATGGCAAGGTGTTCCGAATTCAGGCCGCCACATCGGCGCCTCTGCGGGATCCGGAGCGCATCGCCAACCTCTATCGGGAGCGGTTGCAGGCGGTCCATGATGAGCTGGATGCAGGATTCGGATTTGAACTCCTGCGGCTCTCCGTTTTGAAAAGTGAATATTTCCGCCAGATTCAGGATGATTTCTCAGGAGCGCCCGATAAGAGCCTGTCGCTTGCCGTCTTTGCAGATCGCGTCGCTGCCCGACTTGGCCCGCATTGTCTGTCGATGCCGGTATTGGCGGACAGCCATGTCCCGGAGCGTGCCGAAGCATTAGACTGCTTGAGCGACATCGCGCAGTTGACGCTAAACCGGCAGCCTTTCCGCCTGGGACCCACGGCGCATTTGCCGTCTGCCCGGCCTTTGCGGCTCTTTCGCCATCCGGAACCGGTGGATGTTTCGGCAGCCGAGGTGCCGGACGGCGCACCCGAACATTTCCGATGGCGCCGGACGCTTTACCGGGTGAAACGGGCAGAAGGTCCCGAGCGCATTGCGCCGGAATGGTGGATCGACGGGGAAAAAGCATCGACGCGGGATTATTTCCGGGTCGAAGATGCTGACGGCTATCGCTTCTGGCTGTTTCGCAACGGGTTTTACACCGAAAATCCTCATCCACAATGGTTCATGCACGGGATCTTTGCATGA
- a CDS encoding RNA pyrophosphohydrolase: MSKNKTGSNSVKAENLPYRPCVGIMVLNSDGLVWAGRRIPIGNSEYDGSAQLWQMPQGGIDKNEDPLKAAYRELYEETGMTSVSFLAEAPSWINYDLPDHLMGIGLKGKYRGQTQRWFAFRFEGDEAEIAINPPPGGHDAEFDEWAWRPMHELPDLIVAFKRKVYEEVIQAFAHLADNSEHQPHPEAGA, translated from the coding sequence ATGAGCAAAAACAAGACAGGATCGAACAGTGTCAAAGCTGAAAACCTGCCCTACCGCCCCTGTGTCGGCATCATGGTGTTGAACAGCGATGGGCTTGTCTGGGCGGGGCGGCGCATTCCGATCGGCAATTCCGAATATGATGGTTCGGCGCAACTGTGGCAGATGCCGCAGGGGGGAATCGACAAGAATGAAGATCCGCTGAAAGCCGCCTACAGGGAGCTCTACGAGGAAACGGGGATGACATCCGTATCGTTCCTTGCAGAAGCTCCTTCCTGGATCAATTACGACCTGCCGGATCACCTGATGGGTATCGGCCTCAAAGGCAAGTATCGCGGACAGACACAGCGCTGGTTCGCCTTCCGCTTCGAGGGGGATGAGGCGGAGATCGCCATCAACCCGCCGCCGGGCGGTCACGATGCGGAGTTCGACGAATGGGCATGGAGACCGATGCACGAGCTTCCGGACCTGATCGTCGCTTTCAAGCGCAAGGTCTATGAAGAGGTCATTCAGGCTTTCGCCCATCTCGCGGACAACAGCGAACATCAACCGCACCCCGAAGCTGGTGCTTAA
- a CDS encoding ImuA family protein, which yields MVHQAMAQERLSALRDTISRIENEDLPGLVRSVRKPDKSGFRNQSQESQKCRVLPLGIDQLDFILGGGLPLAGLTEIRAGQTRDAGAAAGFVLGLAVLCRAAQERGETLSPVLWIGQPMAASEAGHPYAVGLQAYGLDCGRVLFANPRTLEEALWIAETALNLAGFAAVILEIRGNPSGFGLSESRRLHVRARAGELPFLLLRQAGEEEASSAPFRLLVRPAPSSFRLLPDGSALFGSIGNPVFSVTAEKSRVLSSSDIFVEWNAHDRRFRQLSPNTITSGTESSHPVARLSLSSIRQDRPDPVGEPMAFQRAS from the coding sequence ATGGTGCATCAGGCCATGGCGCAGGAACGTCTTTCTGCGCTCCGCGATACCATTTCACGCATCGAAAACGAGGATCTCCCCGGGCTGGTCCGCTCGGTCAGAAAGCCGGACAAATCAGGATTCCGCAACCAGTCGCAGGAGAGCCAAAAATGCAGGGTGCTGCCGCTCGGAATAGACCAACTGGATTTTATTCTGGGAGGTGGCCTGCCGCTTGCGGGGCTTACGGAGATCCGCGCCGGCCAAACCCGCGACGCGGGTGCAGCAGCAGGTTTCGTGCTCGGCCTTGCGGTGCTTTGCCGCGCTGCGCAAGAACGAGGCGAGACCTTGTCACCTGTCCTATGGATCGGCCAACCCATGGCGGCCTCTGAAGCCGGTCATCCCTATGCCGTCGGTTTGCAGGCCTATGGACTGGATTGCGGCCGGGTTTTGTTCGCAAATCCCCGCACGTTGGAGGAGGCTCTATGGATCGCCGAAACAGCGCTCAACCTTGCGGGTTTTGCGGCCGTGATCCTTGAAATCAGGGGAAACCCGTCAGGATTCGGGTTGAGTGAAAGCCGTCGCCTTCATGTCCGTGCCCGAGCCGGCGAGCTTCCTTTTCTGCTGCTGCGCCAAGCTGGAGAGGAAGAAGCAAGCAGCGCGCCTTTCCGGCTTCTCGTGCGCCCCGCGCCCTCCTCTTTCCGGCTGCTTCCTGATGGTTCCGCGCTTTTCGGCAGCATCGGCAACCCGGTCTTCTCCGTCACCGCCGAAAAAAGCAGGGTCCTGTCTTCTTCGGATATCTTTGTGGAATGGAACGCCCATGACCGCCGCTTTCGACAGCTCTCCCCAAACACAATTACCTCTGGGACAGAATCATCGCATCCTGTCGCTCGTCTTTCCTTATCTTCCATCCGACAGGATCGCCCGGATCCGGTGGGGGAACCAATGGCTTTCCAAAGGGCGTCCTGA
- a CDS encoding 2-keto-4-pentenoate hydratase, producing the protein MTETLDLARQLSDADRSGVRLASGTLFQPRSAIEAVTVQNETLALNGWLPAGYKIAIRPDGTSVSAPMAHITVSDGGGTAQFERPAIDALEVEICFSLADDLPPAGDQPYTRETLKPYIGDIHSGVEFLGHRLDNGNTSPALLFLADRLGNTGYVVGETLGREVLEPGLSLPLTVTLNGDVVFEGPGKHPNNDPLAPFVAFANALTAVVPKGCIITTGSLCGAIPMAPGHSKIAVTGFTTLTLSTASVAGIAFTALHKT; encoded by the coding sequence ATGACCGAGACTCTCGATTTGGCCCGCCAGCTTTCCGATGCCGACAGGTCGGGCGTTCGTCTTGCGAGCGGCACGCTCTTCCAGCCACGCAGCGCGATCGAGGCAGTAACGGTTCAAAACGAAACGCTTGCGTTGAACGGCTGGTTGCCAGCCGGGTACAAGATTGCCATTCGCCCGGATGGCACGTCCGTTTCTGCGCCCATGGCTCATATAACTGTTTCTGACGGCGGCGGCACGGCTCAATTCGAACGTCCGGCTATTGACGCGCTGGAAGTGGAGATATGCTTCTCTCTTGCTGACGATCTGCCGCCGGCAGGCGATCAGCCTTACACCCGCGAGACCCTTAAGCCCTATATCGGTGACATCCATTCCGGCGTCGAGTTTCTCGGTCATCGTCTCGACAATGGCAACACATCGCCGGCATTGCTGTTTCTTGCCGACCGTCTTGGCAATACGGGTTACGTTGTTGGCGAGACGCTTGGTAGAGAGGTTCTTGAGCCTGGACTATCCTTGCCGCTGACCGTCACTCTGAATGGTGACGTGGTCTTCGAAGGGCCGGGAAAACATCCCAACAATGATCCGCTTGCCCCGTTCGTTGCTTTTGCAAATGCCTTGACGGCTGTGGTTCCCAAAGGTTGCATCATAACGACCGGCAGTCTCTGCGGCGCGATTCCCATGGCTCCCGGCCACTCAAAAATTGCCGTCACCGGCTTCACCACACTTACACTTTCAACCGCGTCTGTTGCGGGCATTGCTTTTACGGCGTTGCACAAGACATAG